One genomic region from Pempheris klunzingeri isolate RE-2024b chromosome 4, fPemKlu1.hap1, whole genome shotgun sequence encodes:
- the LOC139199831 gene encoding extracellular calcium-sensing receptor-like, whose translation MSLPVLEKKGDITLGGLFSLHDMVVEPSLSFTSRPPPTQCTRFNFRTFRWMRTMIFAIEEINRDGKLLPNITLGYKIYDSCSTPHQALKAAMELMGSKNGSGVETQSKVICHGTVPAVIGDGGSTQSLVVARFLGVFQVPQVSYFSSCACLSDKKEFPAFLRTMPSDFFQVDALVQLVKDFGWTWVGVIAGDDDYGRGGANIFANEVRKLGACVALHEIIPKNRAQTSISSIISKIRSSGTRVILVFAVEQDAAALFDEALREGLTGIQWLASEAWSTASVLSTPKKYHHILQGSMGFAIRRAHIPGLEEFLLRLHPMSPDALDDPFLIPFWEEVFQCSLGVKPEGQEGNVKGKPPCSGAEELGSVTNIYSDVSQLRISYNVYKAVYAIAHALKAMRSCVKGKGQFPRQECPDVDNLQPWQLLHYIKQVEYLNLFGDETKFDGNGDPVAMYDLVNWQLRPNGEMEFVTIGKFDGTTSAGKQKLQIQEQKIVWNGNKTEVPLSVCSSICPPGTRKAIRPNFPICCHDCVVCTAGEISNQTDAIECVRCLPEFWSNAERTVCIPKQVEFLSFSDTMGITLMAISLIGSFCTCIVVFIFSCHRTTPIVRANNSELSFLLLFSLTLCFLCSLTFIGRPSEWSCMLRHTAFGITFVLCISCILGKTIVVLMAFKATLPSSNVMKWFGPAQQKAIITFCTLFQVIICTVWLVVAPPTPRQLIPRESAIVILLCDEGSRIAFALVLGYIGLLACLCLFLAFLARKLPDNFNEARLITFSMLIFCAVWVAFIPAYISSPGKYATVTEVFAILASSYGLLGCIFAPKCYIILLKPEKNTRKHLMSKAATDKF comes from the exons ATGTCCCTGCCTGTGCTGGAGAAAAAGGGGGACATCACCTTGGGGGGACTCTTCTCCCTTCATGACATGGTGGTGGAGCCCAGTTTGTCCTTCACCTCTAGGCCTCCTCCCACACAATGCACAAG ATTTAACTTTCGGACATTTCGTTGGATGCGAACTATGATCTTTGCCATTGAGGAGATCAATAGAGATGGCAAACTCCTGCCTAACATCACACTGGGCTATAAGATCTATGATTCATGCAGTACACCCCATCAGGCTCTGAAGGCTGCCATGGAGTTAATGGGGAGCAAGAATGGTTCAGGGGTCGAGACGCAGAGTAAAGTCATCTGTCATGGGACCGTACCAGCAGTGATAGGAGACGGAGGCTCTACTCAGTCTCTGGTAGTGGCCCGTTTCCTGGGAGTCTTCCAGGTGCCACAG GTTAGCTATTTTTCCAGCTGTGCCTGTCTCAGTGACAAAAAGGAGTTTCCTGCCTTTTTAAGGACCATGCCCAGTGACTTCTTCCAG GTTGATGCATTAGTACAACTTGTCAAGGATTTTGGTTGGACCTGGGTGGGTGTGATTGCAGGGGATGATGACTATGGCCGTGGTGGGGCAAACATCTTTGCCAATGAG GTTAGAAAGTTAGGTGCTTGTGTTGCCCTCCATGAGATCATCCCTAAGAACCGAGCACAGACTTCCATTTCATCTATTATTTCCAAGATCCGCTCCTCTGGGACTCGGGTGATTCTAGTGTTTGCTGTGGAACAAGATGCAGCTGCATTGTTTGACGAAGCACTCAG AGAGGGGCTCACTGGAATACAATGGCTGGCCAGTGAGGCCTGGAGCACAGCCTCTGTCCTCTCCACCCCCAAAAAGTACCATCATATCCTCCAGGGTTCTATGGGCTTTGCTATTCGGCGAGCACACATACCTGGATTGGAAGAATTTCTACTTCGCTTGCATCCCATGAGCCCAGATGCCCTTGACGATCCCTTCCTGATACCTTTCTGGGAAGAGGTGTTTCAATGCAGCCTGGGTGTGAAGCCTGAAGGTCAGGAAGGTAATGTTAAGGGTAAACCTCCATGCTCTGGAGCAGAGGAGCTGGGCAGCGTGACAAATATCTATTCAGATGTGTCACAGTTGAGGATTTCCTATAATGTCTATAAGGCTGTGTATGCCATTGCCCATGCACTCAAGGCTATGAGAAGCTGTGTGAAAGGAAAAGGGCAATTTCCTCGGCAGGAATGTCCAGATGTAGACAATTTACAGCCATGGCAG CTTCTTCATTACATAAAACAAGTGGAATACTTGAACTTGTTTGGTGATGAAACCAAGTTTGATGGGAATGGTGACCCTGTAGCCATGTATGACCTGGTTAACTGGCAGCTTAGACCAAACGGAGAAATGGAGTTTGTCACAATTGGCAAATTTGATGGGACGACTTCAGCTGGAAAGCAAAAGCTACAGATCCAGGAACAGAAGATTGTATGGAATGGCAACAAAACCGAA GTTCCCTTGTCAGTATGCAGCAGCATTTGTCCCCCAGGCACCCGGAAGGCAATCAGACCTAACTTCCCTATCTGCTGCCATGATTGTGTGGTTTGTACAGCTGGGGAGATTAGCAATCAGACTG ATGCCATAGAGTGTGTGCGCTGCCTGCCAGAGTTTTGGTCCAATGCTGAGAGGACAGTTTGTATCCCTAAGCAGGTGGAGTTCCTCTCCTTTAGCGACACCATGGGCATTACCCTGATGGCTATTTCCCTCATTGGCTCCTTCTGCACCTGTATCGTGGTCTTCATATTCTCCTGTCACAGAACCACCCCCATAGTCCGGGCCAACAACTCTGAgctgagcttcctgctgctcttctccttgactctgtgtttcctgtgttctctgaccTTCATCGGCCGGCCCTCTGAGTGGTCCTGCATGCTGAGACACACAGCTTTTGGGATCACATTTGTCCTCTGTATCTCTTGTATTCTGGGGAAAACTATCGTGGTGCTAATGGCCTTCAAGGCTACACTTCCCAGTAGTAATGTAATGAAATGGTTTGGACCTGCACAGCAAAAGGCAATCATTACATTTTGCACACTATTCCAG GTAATCATCTGCACAGTGTGGCTGGTTGTTGCTCCCCCCACCCCACGCCAGCTGATTCCACGAGAGAGCGCTATTGTCATTCTCTTGTGTGACGAAGGTTCACGCATAGCATTCGCTCTCGTCCTGGGCTACATTGGCCTGCTGGCCTGCCTCTGCCTTTTCTTGGCTTTCCTCGCAAGGAAACTCCCAGACAACTTCAACGAGGCCAGACTCATCACCTTCAGCATGCTTATTTTTTGTGCGGTGTGGGTTGCCTTTATTCCTGCTTATATTAGCTCTCCAGGAAAATACGCCACAGTCACAGAGGTATTTGCAATCTTGGCCTCCAGTTATGGACTGCTGGGCTGCATCTTTGCACCAAAGTGCTACATAATCCTACTAAAGCCAGAAAAGAACACACGGAAACACCTGATGTCCAAAGCTGCCACTGACAAATTTTAG
- the LOC139199826 gene encoding extracellular calcium-sensing receptor-like, with amino-acid sequence MCVCVCVLILGLVFIGLLFAFGAAEEESVCQILGSPEFPLLSKTGDVMIGGAFSIHSKITQPRLSFTEKPTRLTCSSVNLREFRFAQTMIFAIEEINKSEFLLPNVSIGYRIYDNCGSTLSSMRAVMALMNGDEQTFGKSCSGQSSVHAIIGESESSSTIILARTTGPFKIPVISHSATCECLSNRKEYPSFFRTIASDLYQSRALAQLVKHFGWTWVGAVNSDSDYGNNGMAIFLAAAQEEGVCVEYTEKFHRTEPEKLLKVVEVIRKSTARVIVGFLAHIEMNNLLQQLSVHNITGRQFIGVEAWITADSLVTPTSFSVLGGSLGFAVQKANISGLEDFLSRDFWETEFKCNETKRDTVTEKANCDENQDLTELKDYDDDVAELRYSSNIYKAIYTVAHSLHSILKCSRSQGCDRTVKVTPWQVVDSLKHVNFTIKNGDQVWFDSNGAAVARYEVVNWQHGSDGSVQFKPVGYYDASLPPGRKFVLNTEAIMWPGGKTELPVSVCSESCHPGTHKVLQKGKPVCCYDCIPCAEGEISNSTDSNDCKKCPEEYWSNQNRDTCIPKIVEFLYFSEVMGILLVFFTLFGVLLTLIVATLFLINKDTPLVKANNSELSFLLLFSLTLCFLCSLTFIGRPSEWSCMLRHTAFGITFVLCISCVLGKTIVVLMAFRATRPGSNVMKWFGPVQQRLSVLGFTLIQVLICTLWLTINPPFSFRNMNHYKDKIILECALGSPIGFWAVLGYIGLLAVLCFVLAFLGRKLPDNFNEAKFITFSMLIFCAVWITFIPAYVSSPGKFTVAVEIFAILGSSYGLLFCIFAPKCFIIVIKPELNTKKNLMGKI; translated from the exons atgtgtgtgtgtgtgtgtgtgt TGATATTAGGGCTGGTTTTCATAGGGCTCCTGTTTGCTTTTGGAGCAGCGGAGGAGGAATCTGTTTGTCAGATTCTAGGGAGTCCAGAGTTCCCTCTGCTGTCTAAAACAGGAGATGTCATGATTGGGGGAGCTTTTTCCATTCATAGCAAAATCACACAACCTCGACTTTCCTTTACAGAGAAACCAACACGTCTGACATGTTCCAG tgttAACCTCAGGGAGTTTCGATTTGCGCAGACCATGATCTTCGCAATtgaggaaataaacaaaagtgaATTTCTTCTTCCGAATGTTTCTATTGGGTACCGTATTTATGACAACTGTGGCTCAACATTATCCTCGATGCGTGCGGTGATGGCCCTGATGAATGGTGATGAGCAGACCTTTGGTAAGAGCTGCTCTGGTCAATCATCTGTTCATGCTATTATCGGGGAGTCTGAATCCTCTTCAACAATTATACTGGCACGCACTACAGGACCATTCAAAATACCAGTG ATAAGTCACTCAGCTACTTGTGAGTGTTTGAGCAACAGGAAGGAGTATCCATCTTTCTTTCGAACCATTGCCAGTGACCTCTACCAAAGCCGAGCCCTGGCCCAGCTTGTCAAGCACTTTGGCTGGACCTGGGTTGGGGCAGtcaacagtgacagtgactaTGGCAACAATGGCATGGCCATCTTTCTGGCTGCAGCACAGGAGGAAGGAGTGTGTGTAGAGTATACAGAGAAATTTCACAGGACAGAACCAGAAAAACTCCTGAAAGTGGTGGAAGTTATCCGAAAGAGCACTGCCCGAGTCATTGTCGGTTTCCTTGCCCACATAGAGATGAACAACCTTCTACAGCAGTTGAGTGTGCACAACATCACAGGTCGGCAGTTTATTGGTGTGGAGGCCTGGATCACTGCTGACAGCCTTGTGACTCCCACCAGCTTTAGTGTGCTGGGGGGTTCACTGGGTTTTGCTGTGCAAAAGGCCAATATTAGTGGCCTGGAAGATTTTTTAAGCAGAGATTTCTGGGAGACAGAGTTTAAGTGCAATGAGACAAAAAGGGACACTGTGACTGAAAAAGCAAATTGCGACGAAAACCAGGATCTAACTGAGCTTAaagattatgatgatgatgtggcAGAACTGAGATACTCCAGTAACATCTATAAAGCCATCTACACTGTGGCCCATTCGCTGCACAGCATCCTAAAATGCTCTAGAAGTCAAGGATGTGACAGGACAGTAAAGGTCACTCCCTGGCAg GTAGTAGATTCACTGAAGCATGTGAACTTTACAATTAAGAACGGGGACCAGGTGTGGTTTGACAGCAATGGAGCAGCTGTGGCTCGGTATGAGGTGGTGAACTGGCAGCATGGATCAGACGGCTCAGTCCAGTTTAAACCTGTTGGCTATTATGATGCCTCCCTACCGCCTGGACGGAAGTTTGTCCTAAACACTGAAGCCATTATGTGGCCTGGGGGAAAGACAGAG TTgcctgtgtcagtgtgcagtgaGAGCTGTCATCCAGGAACTCATAAAGTCCTTCAGAAAGGGAAGCCAGTCTGCTGCTATGACTGCATACCCTGCGCAGAGGGAGAAATTAGCAACAGCACAG ATTCTAATGACTGCAAAAAGTGTCCTGAGGAGTATTGGTCCAATCAAAATAGAGACACATGTATACCAAAAATTGTTGAATTCCTCTACTTCTCAGAGGTTATGGGAATATTACTTGtatttttcactctgtttgGTGTGCTCCTTACTTTAATTGTAGCCACTCTTTTCTTGATCAATAAGGACACTCCTTTGGTCAAGGCCAATAACTCTGAgctgagcttcctgctgctcttctccttgactctgtgtttcctgtgttctctgaccTTCATCGGCCGGCCCTCTGAGTGGTCCTGCATGCTGAGACACACAGCATTCGGCATCACCTTTGTCCTCTGTATCTCTTGTGTTCTGGGGAAAACTATAGTGGTGTTAATGGCCTTCAGGGCCACACGTCCAGGCAGTAATGTGATGAAGTGGTTTGGGCCTGTACAGCAGAGGCTCAGTGTTCTGGGTTTCACTCTCATACAGGTTTTGATTTGCACACTTTGGCTGACAATCAACCCTCCCTTTTCGTTCAGGAATATGAACCACTATAAAGATAAGATTATTCTTGAGTGTGCCCTTGGATCCCCCATAGGGTTCTGGGCTGTGTTAGGATACATAGGACTCCTAGCTGTTCTATGTTTTGTACTCGCTTTTTTGGGCAGAAAGTTACCTGATAATTTCAACGAAGCAAAATTCATCACATTCAGCATGCTGATATTCTGTGCAGTGTGGATCACCTTTATCCCAGCTTATGTCAGCTCTCCTGGAAAGTTCACTGTAGCTGTGGAGATATTTGCTATTTTGGGGTCCAGTTATGGGCTGCTTTTCTGTATATTTGCACCAAAATGCTTTATTATTGTAATCAAACCTGAactgaacacaaagaaaaatctAATGGGGAAAATATAA
- the LOC139200143 gene encoding extracellular calcium-sensing receptor-like, translating into MLLIADLLLLSLLAVRGEKPICQTYGTKELSQFSKEGDINIGGIFSFHQDPVSVNPALQVNPGTIQCEGLDPGELQYAYTMMFAIEEINNSPELLPGVALGYRIFDSCPSIPLSIRASLNLMNRYQSGYDSCSKLSNVHAVIGETTSTSTIGIARTMGPFHIPVISHSATCACLSNRRDYPSFFRTIPSDIYQSKALAKLVKHFGWTWVGAIRTNSDYGNGGMATFLEAAEKEGVCVEYSVAIYRTDPRKWFLEVVDIIKKSTSKVIVAFADGTDLDILIKELHAQNVTGLQWVGSEGWITYRYIASPENYAVVQGAVGFAALNAHIPGLQEFLANSRPSLTPGDQGLVELWETVFSCTLTPQAETQAQGSVAACTGKESLWDTNTRFTDVSDASLLNNVYKATYAVAHALHMLFTCKDGQGPFENNTCADREKIQPWKVLHYLTQVNFTTKIGENVFFDEFGDPVARYALVNWQMDETGYILFETIGYYDASLPEGQQFEMKPGVRAVWAGENLYVPRSVCSESCLPGTRRAFVKGKPICCFDCITCAEGEFSNSTNAVKCDKCPPDYKSNDERNDCDLKAIEFLTFRELMGILLVAFSVFGAFLAMTIALIFFHYRQTPIVRANNSELSFLLLFSLTLCFLCSLTFIGRPSEWSCMLRHTAFGITFVLCISCVLGKTIVVLMAFRATLPGSNVMKWFGPTQQRLSVLGFTLIQVLICILWLTINPPFPLKNMKHYKDKIILECALGSPVGFWAVLGYIGLLAVLCFLLAFLARKLPDNFNEAKFITFSMLIFCAVWITFIPAYASSPGKFTVAVEIFAILASSYGMLFCIFLPKCYIILLKPENNTKKHLMGKVTTRAP; encoded by the exons ATGCTGCTGATAGCAGATCTACTGCTTCTTTCCCTTCTGGCTGTCAGAGGAGAGAAGCCTATATGTCAAACATATGGGACAAAAGAACTGTCTCAGTTTTCTAAGGAGGGAGACATCAACATTGGAGGCATTTTCTCCTTCCATCAGGACCCAGTCAGTGTCAATCCAGCTCTTCAAGTCAACCCAGGAACAATCCAATGTGAAGG ACTGGACCCCGGAGAGCTTCAGTACGCCTACACTATGATGTTTGCCATAGAGGAGATCAACAACAGCCCAGAGCTGCTGCCAGGAGTGGCACTGGGTTATAGGATATTTGACTCTTGCCCCAGTATCCCTCTGTCCATCAGGGCGTCGCTAAACCTGATGAATAGGTATCAGAGTGGGTACGACAGCTGCAGCAAACTCTCCAATGTGCATGCTGTCATAGGGGAAACCACATCCACCTCCACAATAGGTATTGCACGCACCATGGGACCCTTCCATATACCTGTG ATCAGTCATTCAGCCACCTGTGCATGTCTTAGCAACAGAAGAGACTATCCATCTTTCTTCAGAACCATACCTAGTGATATTTATCAGAGCAAAGCCCTTGCAAAACTTGTGAAACACTTCGGCTGGACCTGGGTAGGGGCTATCAGAACGAACAGTGATTATGGGAATGGAGGCATGGCCACTTTcctggaggcagcagaaaaggAAGGTGTTTGTGTTGAGTATTCAGTGGCTATTTACAGAACTGATCCAAGGAAGTGGTTCTTAGAGGTGGTGGATATTATAAAGAAATCCACCTCTAAGGTAATAGTGGCGTTTGCCGATGGCACAGACCTTGACATACTTATTAAGGAGCTTCACGCTCAGAATGTGACAGGCCTGCAGTGGGTCGGCAGTGAGGGCTGGATCACTTATCGCTACATTGCCTCTCCGGAAAACTACGCTGTGGTCCAGGGGGCAGTGGGCTTTGCAGCACTAAATGCTCACATCCCTGGACTGCAGGAGTTCCTCGCTAACAGCAGGCCGTCCCTCACACCCGGAGATCAGGGGCTGGTGGAGTTGTGGGAGACGGTGTTCAGCTGCACCCTGACTCCCCAAGCAGAGACTCAAGCTCAGGGTTCAGTCGCAGCTTGCACTGGGAAGGAGTCTCtgtgggacacaaacacacgcttCACAGATGTTTCAGATGCCAGTTTGCTGAATAATGTTTACAAGGCCACATATGCTGTTGCTCATGCTTTGCACATGTTATTTACTTGCAAAGATGGACAAGGGCCTTTTGAGAACAACACTTGTGCTGATAGGGAAAAAATACAACCATGGAAG GTCCTGCATTACCTAACACAGGTCAATTTTACCACGAAGATTGGTGAAAATGTGTTCTTTGATGAGTTTGGTGACCCTGTGGCACGTTATGCACTGGTAAACTGGCAGATGGATGAGACAGGTTACATACTGTTCGAGACCATTGGTTACTATGATGCCTCCTTACCCGAGGGTCAGCAATTTGAGATGAAACCAGGTGTGAGAGCTGTCTGGGCAGGCGAGAATCTTTAT GTTCCGAGGTCTGTTTGCAGTGAGAGCTGTCTGCCAGGGACCCGCCGGGCTTTTGTCAAGGGCAAACCTATCTGCTGTTTTGATTGCATCACCTGTGCTGAGGGAGAGTTCAGCAACAGTACAA ATGCggtgaaatgtgacaaatgcCCTCCAGACTACAAGTCCAACGATGAGAGGAATGACTGTGACTTGAAAGCTATTGAGTTTCTCACCTTCAGGGAATTGATGGGTATACTGTTGGTCGCCTTCTCTGTCTTTGGTGCCTTCCTAGCGATGACTATAGCCCTGATATTTTTCCACTACAGGCAGACTCCTATTGTCAGGGCCAACAACTCTGAgctgagcttcctgctgctcttctccttgactctgtgtttcctgtgttctctgaccTTCATCGGCCGGCCCTCCGAGTGGTCCTGCATGCTGAGACACACAGCATTCGGCATCACCTTTGTCCTCTGCATCTCTTGTGTTCTGGGGAAAACTATAGTGGTGTTAATGGCCTTCAGGGCCACACTTCCAGGCAGTAATGTAATGAAATGGTTTGGTCCTACACAGCAGAGGCTTAGTGTTTTGGGTTTCACTCTCATACAGGTTTTGATTTGCATACTTTGGTTgacaataaatcctccctttcccctcaaaaatatgaaacactATAAAGACAAGATTATTCTTGAGTGCGCCCTTGGATCACCTGTAGGCTTCTGGGCTGTGTTAGGATACATAGGACTCttagctgtgttgtgttttttactcGCTTTTTTGGCTCGAAAGCTGCCTGATAATTTCAATGAAGCTAAATTTATCACTTTCAGCATGCTGATATTCTGTGCAGTGTGGATCACCTTTATCCCAGCTTATGCCAGCTCTCCTGGAAAGTTCACTGTTGCTGTTGAGATATTCGCTATTCTGGCTTCGAGTTATGGaatgttgttttgtatttttttgccCAAATGCTACATCATTTTATTAAAGCCTGAGAATAAtacaaagaaacatttaatgGGTAAAGTGACAACAAGAGCCCCTTGA
- the LOC139199825 gene encoding extracellular calcium-sensing receptor-like: MCDCIYVMLLFVLFMGAFGAEEVSAPCEMLGSPEYPLLSMEGDIIIGGAFSIHSQTSKPSLSFTDTPDHLICSRINFREFRFAQTMIFAIEEINNSTTLLPNISVGYKVFDSCGSTMPSMRAVMGLLNGQERTLGETCSSRSSVHAIIGASESSSTIVMLQISGIFQLPVISHFATCACLSNRKEYPSFFRTIPSDHYQSRALAKLVKHFGWTWVGAVRSDNDYGNDGMATFITAASQEGVCIEYSEAISRIDPSEQVARVVRGIQSGSARVLVVFLAQSEMEILLDEALKQNLTGLQWVGSESWITAGHLATTKYSRILTGSLGFTIKKTKITGLQEFLLQVNPNQDPQNNLLREFWEATFGCTFLSGRHDQVQCSGSERLQNITNPFTDVSELRISNNVYKAVYAVAHAIHNMLKCGQSGEEANKSCMWKGDFEPKQLVKHLQDVNFTLKSGETVYFDGNGDPTATYELVNWQRNQKGDIVFVAIGSYDASLPNGKQFHINGINITWAAKSPKKPQSVCSEGCLPGYRQAVIKGKPICCFSCIACAAGEISNSSNSAECSRCPLEYWSNEDHSQCVPKVIEFLSYGETMGALLTAFSLFGASLTLLVSCVFFWFRHTPLVKASNSELSFLLLFSLTLCFLCSLTFIGRPTGWSCMLRHTAFGITFALCMSCILAKTIAVVIAFKAKTPANTVPQCSAPLQRTSVLSCILLQVLVCLLWLTLAPPFPHKNTAHATERIILECDLGSPIGFWAVLGYIGSLAVLCLILAFLARKLPDNFNEAKFISFSMLIFCAVWVTFIPAYVSSPGKFTVAVEIFAILASSFGLLFCIFAPKCYILLLKPEKNTKKHMMGRN; the protein is encoded by the exons ATGTGTGACTGTATCTATGTAATGTTactgtttgtgctttttatggGAGCCTTTGGAGCAGAGGAAGTCTCTGCACCCTGTGAGATGCTGGGCAGCCCAGAGTATCCTCTGTTATCTATGGAAGGAGATATCATTATCGGAGGAGCTTTCTCAATCCATAGCCAAACCTCAAAGCCTTCATTGTCCTTCACAGATACGCCAGATCATCTCATATGCTCCAG AATAAATTTCAGAGAATTTCGTTTTGCCCAAACAATGATTTTTGCCATTGAGGAGATCAACAATAGTACCACTCTTCTACCTAATATCTCAGTTGGTTATAAGGTATTTGACAGCTGTGGTTCAACAATGCCTTCAATGCGTGCAGTGATGGGTCTGCTGAATGGACAGGAAAGAACGTTGGGTGAAACGTGCTCCAGCCGGTCATCTGTTCATGCCATCATTGGAGCATCTGAGTCCTCCTCAACCATTGTGATGCTGCAAATTTCAGGGATTTTCCAATTACCAGTG ATCAGCCACTTTGCCACTTGTGCTTGTCTGAGTAACAGAAAGGAGTACCCCTCCTTCTTCAGAACCATCCCCAGTGACCACTATCAGAGCAGAGCCTTGGCAAAACTGGTAAAGCACTTTGGCTGGACGTGGGTTGGGGCAGTTAGAAGTGACAATGATTATGGTAACGATGGCATGGCAACATTTATCACAGCTGCAAGCCAGGAGGGGGTCTGTATTGAGTACTCAGAGGCCATCTCAAGGATTGACCCCAGTGAGCAGGTTGCCAGGGTGGTCAGAGGAATCCAAAGTGGCAGTGCAAGGGTTTTAGTTGTCTTCCTCGCCCAGAGCGAGATGGAAATTCTGCTTGACGAAGCTCTGAAACAAAACTTGACTGGACTGCAGTGGGTGGGTAGTGAGTCCTGGATTACAGCAGGTCATCTGGCCACAACAAAATATTCGAGAATCCTAACAGGATCTCTAGGTTTCACcatcaaaaagacaaagatCACAGGTCTGCAGGAGTTTCTTTTGCAGGTTAACCCAAATCAGGACCCTCAGAATAATCTGCTGAGAGAGTTCTGGGAAGCCACATTTGGCTGCACTTTTCTATCTGGTCGGCATGATCAGGTCCAGTGCTCTGGCTCTGAGAGACTACAGAACATCACCAATCCCTTCACCGATGTGTCAGAACTAAGGATATCTAACAATGTGTATAAGGCTGTATATGCCGTGGCCCATGCTATACATAATATGTTAAAATGTGGACAGAGTGGTGAAGAAGCAAATAAGTCATGTATGTGGAAAGGTGATTTTGAGCCGAAACAG CTTGTCAAACACCTCCAAGATGTGAATTTCACTCTTAAATCTGGAGAAACAGTGTATTTTGATGGAAATGGAGACCCTACAGCGACTTATGAGCTGGTGAACTGGCAGAGAAACCAAAAAGGAGACATTGTGTTTGTGGCTATAGGGAGCTACGATGCTTCACTACCAAACGGAAAGCAATTTCACATAAATGGAATAAACATAACATGGGCTGCCAAATCCCCGAAG AAGCCACAGTCTGTCTGCAGTGAGGGTTGTCTGCCAGGTTACCGGCAGGCTGTGATTAAAGGCAAACCTATCTGTTGTTTCTCCTGCATTGCCTGTGCTGCTGGAGAGATCAGCAACTCCAGCA ATTCTGCAGAGTGTTCACGGTGTCCACTGGAGTACTGGTCAAATGAAGATCACAGCCAGTGTGTTCCAAAGGTGATCGAATTCCTATCTTATGGAGAAACCATGGGGGCCCTCCTCACTGCTTTCTCATTGTTTGGAGCAAGTTTGACGCTGTTGGTGTCATGTGTCTTCTTTTGGTTTCGTCACACACCTCTTGTGAAAGCCAGTAACTCTGAgctgagcttcctgctgctcttctccttgactctgtgtttcctgtgttctctgaccTTCATAGGCCGGCCCACTGGGTGGTCCTGCATGCTGCGACACACAGCATTCGGCATCACCTTTGCCCTGTGCATGTCTTGTATCTTGGCTAAAACCATAGCAGTGGTGATTGCCTTTAAGGCGAAAACTCCAGCAAACACAGTTCCTCAGTGTTCTGCTCCACTACAGAGAACAAGTGTTCTCAGCTGTATTTTACTGCAGGTGTTAGTTTGTCTGCTGTGGTTAACTCTTGCCCCACCATTCCCCCACAAAAATACAGCTCATGCCACTGAAAGGATTATTCTAGAGTGTGATTTAGGGTCGCCTATTGGGTTCTGGGCTGTATTAGGGTATATAGGGTCCCTGGCTGTACTGTGCCTCATTCTTGCTTTTCTGGCTCGAAAGCTGCCTGATAATTTCAATGAAGCCAAATTCATCTCATTCAGCATGCTGATTTTCTGTGCAGTGTGGGTCACTTTTATTCCAGCGTATGTCAGCTCTCCTGGGAAGTTCACTGTAGCTGTGGAGATATTTGCTATTCTTGCCTCTAGCTTTGGGTTGCTTTTCTGTATATTTGCTccaaaatgttatattttactattgaaaccagagaaaaatactaaaaaacatATGATGGGGAGAAACTAA